CTCGTCGCGGCGCCGGACCCCGCGCCGCTCGGCGAGCCCGTCGTCCTGACCGCGCGCGTGACGTCGGGCCTCGCGGAGGCGATCGGCGGGACGGTGACGTTCAAGGACGGCGCCGTCATGATCGCGACCACGAACGTCGGCGCGGACGGCGTCGCGAGCTACGTCGCGCCGAGCCTCGCCGCCGGCGAGCACGCGCTCACGGCCGAGTACGGCGGCGACGCGGTCTTCGCGTCGAGCGCGGGCGCGCTCGCGCTCACCGTCGGAGCGACCGCGCCGCCGCCGCCGACCGTCACGCCGCCGGAGGAGCCGGTCGTCCCGAGCGACGCCGGTCCCGCGAGCGCGCCGTCGACGTCGAGCGGTGGCTGCTCCGCGGCGCCGGGGCGCGCGGGCGCGGGTCCGTCGGCGCTCGCTGCCGCCGTCGCGATCGCCGTCGCCCGCCGCCGGCGAAGGCGCGGTGCTAACCTGCGCGCGTGACGCTTCCTTTCAAGCCTCCGGTCCCGCCGATGCTGGCGAAGCTGGAGAACGAGATCCCGGAAGGGGACGAGTGGCTCTACGAGCCGAAGTGGGACGGGTTCCGCGCGATCGTCTTCAAGGACGGCGACACGGTCCAGACGCAGAGCCGTGACCTGAAGCCGCTCGATCGCTATTTCCCCGAGCTGGCGAAGCCGTTCGCGGAGCAGCTGCCGGAGCGCTGCGTGCTCGACGGCGAGATCGTCATCGCGACGGACGACCACCTCGACTTCGACGCGCTCCTCCTCCGCATCCACCCCGCCGCGTCGCGCGTCGCGATGCTCGCGGAAGAGAAGCCGGCGTCGTTCGTCGCGTGGGACCTCCTCGCGCTCGGCGACGAGGACCTCCGTGCGCTCCCGCAGCTCGAGCGCCGCGAGCGCCTCGAGGAGGTGCTCGCGCACGTGAAGGCGCCGCTCCACGTGACGCCCGCGACGCGCGACAAGGCGATCGCGCAGGACTGGTTCTCGCGCTTCGAAGGCGCGGGCCTCGACGGCGTGATGGCGAAGCCGGTCGGCGCGCCGTACCAGCCGAACAAGCGCGCGATGGTGAAGGTGAAGCACGCGCGCACCGCCGACTGCGTCGTCGCAGGCTTCCGCTGGTACAAGGAAGGGAAGGGCACACTCGTCGGCTCGCTCCTCCTCGGCCTCTACGACGGCGAGGGCGTGCTCCATCACGTCGGCATCTGCGGCTCCTTCACCCGCGCCCGCCGCGCCGAGCTCGCGCAGGAGCTCGCGCCGCTCCGCGAGGGCGCGCGCGAGGGCCACCCGTGGCAGAAGTGGGCCGAGTGGCAGGACTCCCACCACGAGGGCGGGCAGCGCCGCCCGGGCGCGACGAGCCGCTGGAACCGCGGCAAAGACCTCTCCTGGGAGCCGCTCCGCATCGAGCGCGTCGCGGAGGTGGGCTACGATCACTTGCAAGGTACACGCTTCCGCCACGCGACCCACTTCAAGCGCTGGCGCCCCGACAAGCCGACCGCCGAGTGCCGCTACGACCAGCTCGACGCGACGCCGGCGATCGAGATCCGGAAGATCTTCGGCCGCGACTGACCCAGGCCGCGTCGCGCAGGAGGAGCGCCTCCTCGATTCAGTCGCGCGGGACCGCTCGGCGCGCGTGCTCCGCGAGGAGCGCGCCGGCGAGCTCGAAGAGCGCGATCGCCGCTGAATATGCGTCGGGCGGGGCCTTCGCTGCGAGCTCCGGCGCGCTCGCGACGAGCTTCGCCACCTGATCGCTTCGCATCTCGTTCGTCCAGAGGCTCTTCGTGCCGCTCGTCTGGCCGACCGTCCACGTGAGCCGCGCCTGGTGGTTCGTCGTGGAGCGGCTTCCGTTCGGGACCTCCGGCCGGAGCGCCGCTTCGACGACGCGCGCGACGATCGCGCGCGCCTCGGCCGACGAACGCGGGAGCTCGTGCCCGCCGGCGGAGATCGATGCCTCCTCGTTCGACCAGCGCACGACGATGGTGCGCGCCGCGCCGCTGAAGCAGGCGCCGACCTCGACTTCGAGGCGGAGCTCGCCCGCGGGCGCGGTGGGGAGATCCTCTAGCCGTGCTGCCATTCCTGGATCGGATCGTAGTCCGGATCGGGCGCTTCTTCCGCGGGGCGGAGCTCCTCGGGGACGTTCTTCAGGTTCACGCGGACGCGGTACCACGCCGACGAGCGGCCGCGCATCGCGTCGACGAGGTACGCCTCGGGCGGGAGGTACTCGAGGATGGCGGCGTGCTTCGCCTTCCAGCGCTCGAGGCCCGCGAGGCCCTCCGGCTTGTGCTTCGCCTTCGCGATCGTGATGACGGGCAGCTTCGGACGCGGCGGCGGCTTCGCGCCCTTCGCGCCCTTCGCTCCTTTCGCGCGGGAGGGCGCGACGCGCGGCGCTTCGCCCGGCGCCTTGCCGAAGTGCGGCGGCCACGGCGCGTCGCCCTGGCCCTCGGTCTCGAAGCGCTCCGCGAGCTGCAAGAGCGGCTCGATCGAGTAGCTCCGCGCGTCGATCGCCGCGTGCGCGTCGCCGCGCTCGGCGAAGATCGCGGGCACCGTGCGGAGCGTGAACGACGCGGGATCGGCCGTCTTCAGGTCCTCCCACGAGAGCGGCATCGACACGCGCGCGTCCTGCGTCGGCCGCACCGAGTACGCGTTCGAGGTCGTGCGATCGCGCGCGTTCTGGTTGTAGTCGATGAAGACGCCGTGCCGCTCCTCCTTCCACCACTTGCTCGTCGCGATCTTCGGCGCGCGCCGCTCGATCTCGCGCGCGAGGCCGATCGCGGCGCGGCGCACGACCTCGAACGGCCACCGCTGCTCGATGCGCACCCAGACGTGCACGCCGCGCGAGCCGCTCGTCTTCGGCCAGCCGACGAGGCCGACGTCGGCGAGGACCTCGCGCGCCACCATCGCCACGTCGATGATCTGGCTCCACGGCACCCCCGGCACCGGGTCGAGATCGACCCGCAGCTCGTCGGGGTGGTCCATGTCCTCCGCGCGGACGGGGTGCGCGTTGAGGTCGATGCAGCCGAGGTTGATGACCCACGCGAGCTGGGCGACGTCGCGGACGACGAGCTCGTCGGCGTGACGGCCGGACGGGAACGTGAACGTCGCGACTTCCGTCCAATCCGGACGTTTCGGGGGAGCCCGCTTCTGGAAGAACGGCTCCTGATCGACGCCGTTCGGGAAGCGCTTCAGCAACATCGGGCGGCCGTAGACGCCGCGCACGGCGCCCTCCGCCACCGCGACGTAGTACTGCACGAGGTCGAGCTTCGTGATCCCGAGCTTCGGCCAGAAGAGCTTCGTCGGGTTCGTGATCGTGACCTCGCGCCCCGCGAGCTCGAGGACGGCGGGCTTCGGCGCCGCCACTACAACGCCGCGAGGTTGACGGCGGAGTGCACGAGCGCGACGTGCGACAGCGCCTGGGGGAAGTTGCCGAGCATGCGCTTCGCGGCAGGGTCGTACTCCTCGGCGAGGAGGCCCACGTCGTTGACGAGCGCCATCAGGCGATCGAAGTGCGCGCGCGCCTCCTCGTGACGGCCGAGGAGCGTGAGCACGTCGACGTACCAGAACGAGCACGCGAGGAACGCGCCCTCGCCCGGCGGCAGGCCGTCGACGCCGGGACGCGTGACGTAGCGCGCGACGAAGCCGCCGGAGAGGAGCCGCCGCTCGACGTCGAGGACGGTGCGGATGATGCGCGGATCGGTCGGCGGCAGGAAGCCGACGATCGGCAAGAAGAGGAGGCTCGCGTCGGGATCATTCGCGCCGTAGTACTGCGCGAAGCCTCCCGTCTGCGGGTTATAGCCTTGCGCGCAGACCTCGGCGTGGATCTCGTCGCGGACGGCGCGCCACCGATCGAGCGGTCCCTCGAAGCCCCAGCGCTCGATCGACTTCACCGCGCGGTCGAAGGCGACCCAGCACATGACCTTCGAGTGCACGAAGTGGCGCTTCGGTCCGCGCACCTCCCAGATGCCGTGATCGGGCTCGCGCCAGGCCTTCTCGAGGTGGAGGAGGAGCTGCCGCTCGAGCGCCCAGCCCGCTTCGTTCGGCGTCGCGGCGAGGCCGCCGAGGCGCGCCTCGTAGAGGGTGGCCGCGACCTCGCCGTAGACGTCGAGCTGCGTCTGCTCGCTCGCGAGGTTGCCGACCCGCACCGGCGCGCTCCCTTCGTAGCCGGAGAGCCACGGCAGCTCGACCTCGGTGAGCCGCCGCTCGCCCGCGATGCCGTAGAGGATCTGCAGTTGATCGGGCGCGCCCGCCGCCGCGCGGAGGAGCCAGTCGCGCCACGCGCGCGCCTCCTCGAGGTAACCGGCGCGCAGGAGCGCGTAGAGCGTGAACGTCGCGTCGCGCAGCCAGCAGAAGCGGTAGTCCCAGTTGCGGACGCCGCCGATGAGCTCCGGGAGCGAGCTCGTCGCCGCCGCGACGATGCCGCCGGTCGGCGCGAACGTGAGCGCCTTCAGCGTGATGAGCGATCGCTTCACGATCGCGGCATGCGGACCGTCGAGCGCGCAGCGGCTGCTCCACTCCTGCCAGATCGCGTCGCAGCGCGCGAGCGCGGCCTCGGGATCGAGCGTGGGGATCGGGTGCGACGCGTACGACGGGCTCCAGCGCAGCACGAAATGCGCGCGCTCGCCGGGGCGCACGACGAAGTCGGCGACGGTGCGGAGGTTCTCGCCGTGCATCGGCACGCTGGCCCACACCCGCACGAGGTCGGGGCCGGCGACGGCCTCGACCGCGCCGTCCTTGCGCGTGACCCACGGCACCGTCTTGCCGTAGTTGAAGCGCAGCGCGAGCTCCGAGCACATCGGGACCTCGCCTTCGATCCCGCTGACGATGCGGACGAGCCCCGGGCCGTCGCCGCCGACGGGCATGAAGTCGGTGAGGAGGATCCGCCCCTCCGCGCAGGTGAGCTCCGTCTCGATCGTGAGCGTGCCGTCGCGGTACGAACGACGCGCCGCGGTCGTCGGCGTCGCCGGCGCGATCTTCCAGAAGCCGTTGTCCTCGCTCCCGAGGAGCGCGGCGAAGCAGGCCTCCGAGTCGAAGCGCGGGATGCAGGCCCAGTCGATCGATCCGTCGATGCCGACGAGGGCGGCCCCTCGGCAATCGCCGAGGAGGGCGTATTCCTCGATCCGTCGCATGTGCGGTAGAGCCTAGCGCGCTACCTCGCGTCCGCGCAGCAACGGAAGCCGGTCGAATAGTCGTGGTAGTCGTGCGCGTGCGCCTTCGTGCGGTACTTGCAGCCATCGCCGTTGATGCTCGTGTCGAGGTAGTAGCCGCCCGCGAACGTGCCGTGCGCCGCCGAGGCCGGCGTGCGCACCCACTCGTGGAGGTTGCCCATCATGTCGAGCGCGCCGTACGTGTTCGTGCAGTCCTCGTGCGCGCCCGTCTTCGCGAGCGCGCCGTCGACCTGCCCGAGGCGAGGATCGTTGAGCTGATGCCAGACGCTCGCCTCGACCGACGACGGCCGCGTGCTCGCCTTCGCCGCCGCCGGCGGCTTGCCTTTGGTCTTCGGCTTCGGCTTCGGTTTCGTCGTCGCCTTCTTCGTCGTCGGCTTCGACTTCGACGTGGCCTTCTTCGCGATCGTCGCGGTCGGCTTGCCCTTCGTCTTCTTGTCCGCCTTCGCGCCCTTCTTGGCCGGCGCCGCCGCGACGCGCGCCGGATGCGGTTGCGGCGGCGCGCTCGCGAGCGCCTTCAGCCCGAACACCGCGCCGACCGCGCTGCGGCCGCTGTCGTGGCAGGCGGTCGGCCGGCGCGCGTCGCCGTACGGGAACGTCGTCTTGTCCGGGCCCACGCACGCGGTCATCCACTCGACCTCGGTGCAGAGCCGCTTGTGCGACGCGGCGCACGCGTCCTCCGCTTGGACCTCGCTGATGTAGCCCTGCGGGTACACGTCGGGCACGCTCACCGCGCGCACGGTGTGGCCGTCGACCGGGAGCCAGTGCGGGTACGGCTTCTCGTTGCCGTCGGCGTCGACCTCGACGAGCGACGCCTCCCAGCGATCGACGCACACGCGCACGTCGTCGCTCTCGACGAGGACCATCTCGGCGGGGCAGGGGCCTTCGTCGTCGGTCCCGAGCGCGATCTCGCCGGAGGTCCCCGCGTCGTCGGCCTCGTCGTCGCCCTCGTCGTCGCCGTCGCCGCCGTCCGGCTCTTCGCCCGCGTCGATGTCCGCCGGCGCGGCGTTCGCGGCGACGGTGGCGGGCGCGCGGGCGGTGCTCGCGCACGCGATGAAGACCGCGGCCGCGAGGGCGACCGTCGTTCGCACCTGCCAAGACATCGGCTCGTCTCTTAGCGTAAGGTGCTCGCGTGTCCAGGCTCTCGACGCAAGTCTTGCTCGTCCCGCTGTTGATCGCGCTCCCGCGGCTCGCCGCGGCGGACACCGCGCCGAGCGGGCTCGAAGCGATCTCGGATCACGCCGCGCGGCAGACCGCGGAGACGATCGCGTGCACCTCGCCCCCCGCGCGCCGCTACCTCCGTCACGCGCTCCGCGACATCGACGCGCGGCGATGGGGCACGGTGATGACGAGCCTCCAGGGCGACACCGTCGACCTCGTCGCGGACGCGGTCTACGCGGGCGTGCCGCTCCGCGCGTACGTCGGCGAGCCCGCCGCGACGTGCAGCGCGAACGGGCGCGCCGCGGCCCGGAGCGCGCTCGACGAGGCGGAGGAGAGCGGGATCCCGACCGAGGTCGATCGCTGCCTCGCGCGTCCGTTCCCGCAGCGCCGGCACGATCCCGCCTGCTCCCTCGCCGCCGCCGTGCGCGGCGCGCTCGACGGAGATCCCTCCGCCGCCCGCACCCACGTCGCCGATCTGGTCGCGACGATCACGTTCGACGTCATCTACACGGGCAAGGACCTCCCCGCGGCCCAGGTCGACGCGCTCTACGAGCACGTCGCGTACGCGCTGCGGCAGGTGATGCTCACGCGCGAGAACGAGGACACGATCGAGGAGGACGTCGCGCGCGCGTTCGGCGACGTCGATCTCGACGCGGTGCGCGGCTGGCAGTGCGACGACGCGGCGAAGCCCGTCGCGGGCGACGACCTCGCGACCTTCTGCGCCGCGACGCGTGCAGACTACACGCCACCGGTCGCGAAGGTCGCCGACCAGCCGGTCGATCTCGAGACGCTCGCGCGCGCGGCGAGGGCGGCGCCGGCGCCGGACCGCGACGCGAAGATCGCGGAGGCGCTCCTCGGCAAGCCGGACCCGAAGGCGGCGCCGGCGAAGATCGAGCTCGGCGATCGGACCTTCACCGCCGCGAAGCCCGCCGGCCTCGGCGACGCGATCGACGCCGCCGTCGACGTCGCGCGCCTGCGCGGCGATCTCGTGGTGCTCGTCCGCGATCAGCTCCTCGGGACCGAAGTCGCGCCGGAGCGCCTCCGCGATCTCGCCGTCGTCGCGCTCCGCCTCCGCCGCGTCGCGCACGTCCTCGACGACGCGATGGGCTCGAGCGACAGGAACGCCTACGTGCTCGGTCCGCTCGAGGTCCTGCCGACGCTCCTCCCGCGCTTCAGCGACGCGGCGGTCTCGGTGCGCGGGCCGGTGCTCCGCGCGACGTCGGGCGAGCTCCGCGCGACGGTGATCGCGGCGGAGGACGGTCACCTCCGCGAGCTCGCGACGAGCGTCGCGGCGCTGGTGGGTCCGCGCGATCGCACGAGCTGCATCGCCCCCGCCGCGGCGGGCCTCCTCGACGCGTTCGCGGCGAACGTCCCCGAGGTCCGCTCGCACGAGGACGCGTGGGCCGGCCACGAGCAGATCCGCGGCGCCGCGCGCGAGGTCGCGACGTGCACGACCGCGACGCGCGCCGATCCGGTGCTCAAGCTGAGCATCCTGCCGAGCCCCGCCCTCCGCGCGTCGTGGAACGGCGCCTACCGCAACGCGGTCGGACCGGACGGCTTCCGGCTCGTCCCGTCGCTCGACCTCCTCTCCGCGCGGATCCGCCTTACGCCGTCCTCGGCGAAGGTGCGCGCCGCCGCGATCGTCTCCGTGCTCGACCTCGCCGCGCCGCTCGCCGAGCTCGCGATGCGCGATCCCGATCTGAAGTACGACCGCCAGGCGACGTTGTGGCTCGACGCGATCCGCCCGCGCCTCGACGTCGCGTTCTCGGTCCCTTCGATCTCGAGCCACCTCTCGGTGGTCGGCGGCTTCGCGCTCCGCACCGTCGCGCCCTACCGCGGCGGCGGCGGCAAAGGCAACGACACCGCGACCTACCTCGCGGTCGGCACCCCCGGCGGCGCCGCAGCCGAGGCCTTCGCGTCATACGTCGAGTACAGCCTCGGCGCGAAGTACGTTTTCTAGTCGAGAGGGGCCAGCCCCTCTCGAGCTCTCCCCGCCGGGGCCTCTCCGCGCGCGGGGCGCGCGCTCCGCCGCCCCGGGCCCCCGAGAGGGGACGCGCGGCGTCTTCAATGCCTGTTCGGGATCAGTTGCCGCGCAGCATCGCGTGGCCTTGGAGGTAGCGGCGGAGCTCGGTCGTCGTGG
The sequence above is a segment of the Labilithrix sp. genome. Coding sequences within it:
- a CDS encoding ATP-dependent DNA ligase; protein product: MLAKLENEIPEGDEWLYEPKWDGFRAIVFKDGDTVQTQSRDLKPLDRYFPELAKPFAEQLPERCVLDGEIVIATDDHLDFDALLLRIHPAASRVAMLAEEKPASFVAWDLLALGDEDLRALPQLERRERLEEVLAHVKAPLHVTPATRDKAIAQDWFSRFEGAGLDGVMAKPVGAPYQPNKRAMVKVKHARTADCVVAGFRWYKEGKGTLVGSLLLGLYDGEGVLHHVGICGSFTRARRAELAQELAPLREGAREGHPWQKWAEWQDSHHEGGQRRPGATSRWNRGKDLSWEPLRIERVAEVGYDHLQGTRFRHATHFKRWRPDKPTAECRYDQLDATPAIEIRKIFGRD
- a CDS encoding DNA primase — translated: MAAPKPAVLELAGREVTITNPTKLFWPKLGITKLDLVQYYVAVAEGAVRGVYGRPMLLKRFPNGVDQEPFFQKRAPPKRPDWTEVATFTFPSGRHADELVVRDVAQLAWVINLGCIDLNAHPVRAEDMDHPDELRVDLDPVPGVPWSQIIDVAMVAREVLADVGLVGWPKTSGSRGVHVWVRIEQRWPFEVVRRAAIGLAREIERRAPKIATSKWWKEERHGVFIDYNQNARDRTTSNAYSVRPTQDARVSMPLSWEDLKTADPASFTLRTVPAIFAERGDAHAAIDARSYSIEPLLQLAERFETEGQGDAPWPPHFGKAPGEAPRVAPSRAKGAKGAKGAKPPPRPKLPVITIAKAKHKPEGLAGLERWKAKHAAILEYLPPEAYLVDAMRGRSSAWYRVRVNLKNVPEELRPAEEAPDPDYDPIQEWQHG
- a CDS encoding glycoside hydrolase family 15 protein, which gives rise to MRRIEEYALLGDCRGAALVGIDGSIDWACIPRFDSEACFAALLGSEDNGFWKIAPATPTTAARRSYRDGTLTIETELTCAEGRILLTDFMPVGGDGPGLVRIVSGIEGEVPMCSELALRFNYGKTVPWVTRKDGAVEAVAGPDLVRVWASVPMHGENLRTVADFVVRPGERAHFVLRWSPSYASHPIPTLDPEAALARCDAIWQEWSSRCALDGPHAAIVKRSLITLKALTFAPTGGIVAAATSSLPELIGGVRNWDYRFCWLRDATFTLYALLRAGYLEEARAWRDWLLRAAAGAPDQLQILYGIAGERRLTEVELPWLSGYEGSAPVRVGNLASEQTQLDVYGEVAATLYEARLGGLAATPNEAGWALERQLLLHLEKAWREPDHGIWEVRGPKRHFVHSKVMCWVAFDRAVKSIERWGFEGPLDRWRAVRDEIHAEVCAQGYNPQTGGFAQYYGANDPDASLLFLPIVGFLPPTDPRIIRTVLDVERRLLSGGFVARYVTRPGVDGLPPGEGAFLACSFWYVDVLTLLGRHEEARAHFDRLMALVNDVGLLAEEYDPAAKRMLGNFPQALSHVALVHSAVNLAAL